CGCCGATGAAGGCGTGCCTGCCTGGGCGACGTGACCGGTCTCGGTCCGCTTGACGGGCGCGCGATTCATCACTGCCGTCTTGCCTTTATTGATCCCACCATGGCCGTTGCAGACACTGCTGCCGACGGAACTGGTGGTCGAGCCATCGTTGCAGGCGGTGCGACGGCCTGCCTGCGCGTGCGCGACGATTGGGACAACCGCGATGAGGAGTGCGGCTGTCACGCCGCCTACTATAGAACGGGGGAGCGACATGGGGCCCTCGGAAGGAGTCGCGAGATTGACGCCCGTTCACTCGTCAGCGTCACCCGATACCGGTCGACGTGCGCGAGATCACATACGGCACTGGTAGCTCGTCTTCACGAAAAACGCGTCAGCCGTCCGGAGCGAACCGAAACGAGGTCCTGGGTTCGCCAGCGCCCGTCGGTCGAATCGTTCTAGTTGGGCCTGACTTGGCCCACGCGAAGGTAGAGCTCGAAGCCAGCCGTACGCGATGTGTAAGGATCACCCCACTCGCGTCGCAGCTCGTCGAGCACAGCGGGGACGGGATCCTCGCCTTTCGAGTCGATGTAGCATTGCACTCCCGACCAACTGCGAAAGTACTGCTCGAGCTGCTCGAGTGTGAATGCGTGCTCCATTCGAAAGGCAGGCGCTTCGATCTCGGGAAACGGAAAGGCAAGCGTGCGGTAGTGGTCGCGAATGATGCGACTCTCCGGCGGCCAGTAGCTCTGGAGCTTGCCTTCCGAAAAGCGCTCGATGATGGCGTCGATCTCCGGTTGCATAACGAAGTAGCCATAGGACCAGAGGGCGATGATCGCGCCCGGTCGCGCAACGCGCCCGGCCTCCCGATAGAACCCATCGAGATCGAACCAGTGCGCAGCCTGCGCAACCGTGATCAAATCGATCGACGAATTAGGAAGCCCGCTTTGCTCCGCGCGCGAAACGCGATACTCGACACGCGTGTCA
This Gemmatimonadaceae bacterium DNA region includes the following protein-coding sequences:
- a CDS encoding class I SAM-dependent methyltransferase is translated as MRTANSFKDHFSRLARAYLAVRPRYPDALFSFLAAHAPSRDLAWDVATGNGQAAVGLARHMRRVVATDGSAEQIARAIADTRVEYRVSRAEQSGLPNSSIDLITVAQAAHWFDLDGFYREAGRVARPGAIIALWSYGYFVMQPEIDAIIERFSEGKLQSYWPPESRIIRDHYRTLAFPFPEIEAPAFRMEHAFTLEQLEQYFRSWSGVQCYIDSKGEDPVPAVLDELRREWGDPYTSRTAGFELYLRVGQVRPN